In Eucalyptus grandis isolate ANBG69807.140 chromosome 4, ASM1654582v1, whole genome shotgun sequence, the following proteins share a genomic window:
- the LOC104419786 gene encoding protein DA1-related 1-like — MGWLRKMLKGSASSSRIPLDREEDRDWEEPCDISDEVLDGEREETHYATTLSSADENEADEDQQSDASQSETDDGQYYEISHLEEEDEGLAEALQRSLVFNSNPLCELENIFPPFPFSFHSTDRSRNKELHRSTCYVCKNLIPVDSSGQFQYRSNRFWQQKYCPTHARDGTHRCCSCRRLEPRDTAFSSLTDGRKLCLDCLDSSIMNTDECQPLYREVCEFYENLNMKVYQTIPLYLVERQVLNEVKKSENNGHHLFGEIRGVTMTEGCSINAIVEQSRIRDGNET, encoded by the exons ATGGGTTGGCTCAGGAAAATGCTGAAAGGTTCTGCTTCCAGCTCCAGGATACCATTGGACCGTGAGGAGGATCGTGACTGGGAGGAGCCTTGTGATATATCG GATGAAGTATTGGACggtgagagagaagaaacacATTATGCAACTACTCTTTCTTCAGCTGATGAAAATGAAGCAG ATGAAGACCAACAATCAGATGCTAGTCAATCAGAGACTGATGATGGACAATATTATGAAATCAGCCActtggaggaggaagatgagggACTTGCTGAGGCTCTCCAACGAAGTTTAGTTTTCAATTCAAATCCTCTGTGCGAACTCGAGAACATATTTCCCCcttttccattctcttttcattctaCGGACAG ATCACGCAATAAGGAGCTTCATCGATCGACATGTTATGTTTGTAAGAACCTG ATCCCGGTAGATTCTTCCGGACAGTTTCAATATAGGTCCAATCGTTTCTGGCAGCAGAAGTATTGTCCCACGCATGCACGTGACGGAACTCATCGTTGTTGCAGTTGTAGGAGATTGGAG CCGAGGGACACGGCATTTTCTTCTCTCACTGATGGTCGGAAGCTGTGTCTGGATTGCCTTGACTCCTCAATTATGAATACGGATGAATGTCAACCCTTATACCGCGAAGTGTGTGAGTTTTATGAGAACTTAAACATGAAGGTGTATCAGACAATTCCGTTATACTTGGTCGAGAGACAAGTCCTCAATGAAGTTAAGAAAAGCGAAAACAAC GGACATCATCTGTTTGGAGAGATAAGAGGAGTCACCATGACAGAGGGATGCAGCATTAATGCC ATTGTAGAGCAATCGAGGATCAGGGACGGCAACGAGACTTAA